AGTTGTAGAGCTGTCTTAAACTCTGTCTTAATCTTTATTTTGTATGTGTATTCTTACTGTTCTTTACctactatttttctttctgaattttgaagaCTGTGTAAATCAAATGTGAAATTCAGCCCCAAGGAAGTAGCTAGACAGACTGAATGATCATATTTGCTGTTGACACTATCCCCAcaaggtaatatttttttctctctctctttattttagagttttatttctattgtgCTAGCCCTGCTTGGAATAGCTTTCTCGGGATACAGTTGCATCATTTTTACCCTGCATTTGATTCAAGGCCCTTTCTGCAATTCATCAAGTGGAtggaattatattttcaaagacaCTTCTGGGGGGTAAGAAACATTGGGGTAACTCTTCTGGGAGGAATTGTTCATCAAATCAGTAGTCAGAAACATTCTTCTTACTTCAGTCTGGTGTTTCTCTAATAGGTACCTCACAGATTACCCTGCCTGGTCCAAGTGCACAGAACCTGCTAACATAGTGGAGTGGAACATCATTTTACTCTCGATTTTGATAGCCCTCAGTGGATTGCAGTTGATCATCTGTATTCTCAAAGTTGCTGCTGAGTTGAAACGAACGCTCTGTGGGACCTATTCTGTTTTTGTGCAGGTAATAAAACATCTGAGGTTAATTTCTTCAGTATCTCCTTGTCACTGTCTCCTTGAAGCAGCTTCAGCAGTTTCTCTCAGTTGGGGACCTATCCTTTTGCATTCTCTatactactgcatttttttcctgagaatatGTACTGATAatgcatttgtttattttgattaatCCTCTAATTTCTTCTGGTATGCAGAGGTTGGTGGCTGCTCACTCTGACCTTTAAGACTAggactgagaagaaaaagaagtggtTAGGAAATTATCACTCATGCCAAGTCCATTA
The Parus major isolate Abel chromosome 9, Parus_major1.1, whole genome shotgun sequence DNA segment above includes these coding regions:
- the TM4SF18 gene encoding transmembrane 4 L6 family member 18, yielding MALETYGNCLSCLLVPLALWSIVVNILLYFPNGKALHAASYQLPNHEWYFEGICFSGVMILILAVILIILECSVFHRCCQSESCNKTYRSFISIVLALLGIAFSGYSCIIFTLHLIQGPFCNSSSGWNYIFKDTSGGYLTDYPAWSKCTEPANIVEWNIILLSILIALSGLQLIICILKVAAELKRTLCGTYSVFVQAGIL